From the genome of Amycolatopsis granulosa:
GCCCCCTCCGTCGGTACAACGTGCCATGGGGGTTCCCGGTTTCCGCGGGACGTACCTGTGGACAACCGAGAGATTCATCCACAGGGTGTGGGCAAATAGGCGACCACCGCCAACCGGCCGCGCCGCTGTTGGCTCGCGCCGCGTCTCCCCGCTCCGGGCCGGGCGAACCAGCCGAGCGCCGCTTCAGATCACGAAGTTCTGCAGCGGCAGGTTCTCCAGCACCAGGTCGGCCCGGCTCGCGGTGGTCTCGATCAGGTCGGCGTTGCGCTGGTCGCTGCCCAGTGCCCGGCCCTTCGCCTCGACCAGCGTGCGGCCGTAGCGGCGGTGCCGGTTGACCAGCCGTTCGATCCGCTCCTGCTCGTCCGGCTTGAGGAACCACACCTCCTCGAGCAGCCCAGGCACCTCGCGCCACGGCTCCTCGTCGACCAGCAGGTAATTGCCCTCCGTGATGACCAGGGGAACCTCCGGTGGCACGCACACCGCGCCGGCGATCGGCTCCTCGATCTCGCGCCGGAACAGCGGCGCGTACACCGTCTCGCTGGTCTCCTTGATGCGGCGCAGCAGGTTCACGTAGCCGTGCGAGTCGAACGTGTCCGGCGCGCCCTTGCGCTCGGTGCGGCCCAGCCGCTGCAGCTCGACCTGAGCGAGGTGGAACCCGTCCATCCCGACCACGACCGCGCGGTTGCCGAGCGCGTCGGCCAGCCCGCGAGCCAGGGTGGTCTTGCCGGCCGCGGGCGCGCCCACGATCCCCAGGATGGATCGCCTGCCCCGCGTCACCAGGCCCTCGGCCCTGGTCAGCAGCTCGTCGAACGTCGGACTCGTCACCGTCATCGCACTCCCAACTTCCGCACTTCCGGGACCCACGCCCGGGGTCCCGCGTGCCGCACCTTCGTCGCGGCCACCTCGTTGGCGAACCGGATCAGCTCCGGCAGCCGAAACCGTCCCACGCCGTACGCCAGCGCGCCGTGCCAGACGTCACCCGCGCCCAGCGTGTCCACCGCGCGCACGCGCGGCACCTCGATCTCACCAGCACCGTCCGCCGTTTCCCAGCGCACCGGCCGCGGCCCGTCGGTCACCACGACCGCGGGCACCCCGCGCTCCCGCAGGCCCGGTCCCGGCACGCGGAAGTGCGCTGAGCAGGCCGCGATGCCGACCAGCGGCAGCAGGTCGTCCAGCACCGGTTTCCAGCTGCCGGCATCCAGCACGACCGGGATGCCGTGCTCGCGCGCCCACCGCGCCACACCGAGCGCCAGCCGCGGCAGGTGCCCGTCGACCAGCACCACGCGGACGTCGTCCGGCAGTTCGCCGGGCATCGCGCCGGGGTGCTGCCCGGCGTTGCGGGACACCACCGTCCGCTCGCCGTCGCGGTCGCGCACCGCCACGGCGCTCACCGCGGGTGGTTCGTCCTGGTCGGGGGCGATGTCGGCGACCCGCACGCCGTGCGCGGACAGGTCGGCGCGGGCCAGCCCGGCGAGCGGGTGCCGGCCCAGCGCCGTCACCAGGACGGCCTCCTCGCCGAGGGCCGCGACCGTCACGGCGGCGTTGGTCGCCGGTCCGCCCGCGGCCACCTCGACGCTCAGCGACTGCACCTTCTCGCCCGCCGCCGGCAGCTCCGCCACCCGCTGCACGAGGTCGACCGTGCACAGCCCGGCGAGCAGGACCGTCATGCCGACAGTCCGGTGTGGATCGCCGACTCGACTTCCGTCACCTGCCCGTCCTCACCGACCCGCAGCGCGCCGGTGATCAGCCCGACCACCTGGTTCATGCTCGTCGTCTTCGGCGACACATCCGCGACGCGGCGGCCCAGCCGGTGCACGTGGATGCGGTCGGCGATCTCGAAGACGTGCGGCATGTTGTGGCTGATCAGCACGACCGGCAGGCCGCGCTCCCGGATGCGGTCGATCAGCTGGAGCACCTTCGCCGACTCGGCGACGCCGAGCGCGGCGGTCGGCTCGTCCATGATCACCGCCTTGGTGCCGAACGCCGCGGCCCGGGCCACGGCGACACCCTGCCGCTGGCCGCCGGAGAGCGTCTCGACCGGCTGCGTGATCGACTTGATCTTGATGTCCAGCTCGTCCAGCACCCGCTGGGCCTCGGCGCGCATCTTCGCCGTGTCCAGCTTGCGCACCAGCCCGAGCACACCGCCGCGGCGGATCTCCCGGCCCAGGAACATGTTCGTCGCGATGTCCTGCGCCGGCGCGAGCGCCAGGTCCTGGTACACGGTCTCGATGCCGCACCGGCGCGCGTCCAGCGGTGTCCGGAAGTGCACCGGTTCG
Proteins encoded in this window:
- a CDS encoding ATP-binding cassette domain-containing protein, whose amino-acid sequence is MTPTLSARGLVKRFGRVTALDGADFDLEPGEVLAVVGDNGAGKSSLIKALSGALVPDSGEIFVDGEPVHFRTPLDARRCGIETVYQDLALAPAQDIATNMFLGREIRRGGVLGLVRKLDTAKMRAEAQRVLDELDIKIKSITQPVETLSGGQRQGVAVARAAAFGTKAVIMDEPTAALGVAESAKVLQLIDRIRERGLPVVLISHNMPHVFEIADRIHVHRLGRRVADVSPKTTSMNQVVGLITGALRVGEDGQVTEVESAIHTGLSA
- a CDS encoding PfkB family carbohydrate kinase; protein product: MTVLLAGLCTVDLVQRVAELPAAGEKVQSLSVEVAAGGPATNAAVTVAALGEEAVLVTALGRHPLAGLARADLSAHGVRVADIAPDQDEPPAVSAVAVRDRDGERTVVSRNAGQHPGAMPGELPDDVRVVLVDGHLPRLALGVARWAREHGIPVVLDAGSWKPVLDDLLPLVGIAACSAHFRVPGPGLRERGVPAVVVTDGPRPVRWETADGAGEIEVPRVRAVDTLGAGDVWHGALAYGVGRFRLPELIRFANEVAATKVRHAGPRAWVPEVRKLGVR
- a CDS encoding nucleoside/nucleotide kinase family protein; the encoded protein is MTVTSPTFDELLTRAEGLVTRGRRSILGIVGAPAAGKTTLARGLADALGNRAVVVGMDGFHLAQVELQRLGRTERKGAPDTFDSHGYVNLLRRIKETSETVYAPLFRREIEEPIAGAVCVPPEVPLVITEGNYLLVDEEPWREVPGLLEEVWFLKPDEQERIERLVNRHRRYGRTLVEAKGRALGSDQRNADLIETTASRADLVLENLPLQNFVI